Sequence from the Magallana gigas chromosome 4, xbMagGiga1.1, whole genome shotgun sequence genome:
GGGTGATCGGGGTACCGGTCTCGTAGTGATTGGCCACCCACTCTACCGCCGCTTTTATCCCGTTAGCCCTAGTGTCCCTTAGACACACGCATGTCGGAGCCTCAGGGGGACTCGCTAAAACCTCTTGCCAGGAGGTCTCGTAAATCTACGGGAAATCAGACAGCGATCAAGATAGTGAAACAATTAAATGGGGAAAATGTGAAGTAACCCTAGTAAACTTCAGCGACGAAAACCAACCTTCTGCCACAAATCCCACATGTGGAAAACGTGAGCTATTCTCTCCACCGAGGACCAGTGTGGACCGAGTCCGTCTTTGGAGTTCCCCACGGTGGATAGGATTTTGTCGATCATGTTCATGGTGGATGTGGCAAAGTCAGTGGAGGTGTGGAAATGTGGAGCGTAGTTCAGTACCTTCTGGTCCTGGGACAAGTCCTGGTTGACGGTCGGAATCTTGTTCTGCTCGGACGCCATCGGATCAAACAGCCTCAGCCCCTCCACCGACATGGAGTGGACAGCGTGGGCGATCGTCTCGTTATAGTTGGTGGACAATCCAGATTTGTAAAACGCCTCTCTACAAATTTGGCTTGGTTCTGCAGAAACAGCAGCGAAGCCGACCACAAAGGCCAGGAGTAACATGATAGCGTGGTTCTGTGTTCAGATAGGACAATGGATTGCCTAATCTTGGAGCATGTACCATTTTATATGTTCGGAAGACACCAGCTGTCTTTGTTATCTGTTCACCGATTAAAACAGCAAATTCCGCAGGTGCAGACGGACTGTTCTTTCGAATGGTGTCAAGGGAAGACTACTCAATTCAACTCAACGCCGTATATATTCATTACACCTGTTTAGATACACAAGCTGCAATTATTCTTTGTAAATTAAGAACAAAACTTTATGTTTATAGAACAAAAACATCTGCCGGCTCAGATTAAATCAAGTTTGGCAAGTCAATAGAATGAGGATACTTCAACAAATTTTCAAGCTACGGGAAAATCAATCAAGAGGGGACATACAGATATAGCCCCGCCAATACCCTGTACTCTGCAAAATCCGCTTTCGTCTTAATACTGGCAAACATTGTTTTTTATGCCTTACTGATTAAGCCTTCAAAGACGTTTCGAACAAATTGTTAtcgagttttttttttgttctttccgtTTATGGTATTCTAATAATAGGcctacattttaaaaattgatgtacACATGTACTTACGGGGGTATAATAGTGGAATGTGACCCCTAAAAAGGGAAACTTAATGTAAATTTGACGTTTGAAGACAAAATTTTATGTTACGGCAACCACATTTTATTTTAGCATTATCAATAACACTTCGTTAAATTCTGTGGTGATAtgatgattaaaaatatttaatttgtgtcgTCTTATTTGTACAGACATCAATCCACATGGCCAGTTATCTGCATAGTTGTCATTGGCTACCCATTAATGTGTGAGGGCACACCTTTAATAATActgcaatttatttatttggtgcttttttttaagcaaaaagATTAATTCTTGGTGCTGATCTGCCATCAGTTGATAAGGGGAAACATATTgtattaattgaattttaataataatacgGCTGCATGCACGTAAATTAAACTGCCAAATTATTAGTAGtaatatcatatcaattataTATTGTCGTATCAGTGACAATGGCCGGTAATTAGGTGGTCATCCATACAACATCTGcattatgttttgaaaaaaaaaatggttgtcGGTACTCGAAGGTTTTCttcttatttattaacaaaacaGTAAATGGTATATATAACATGCGCAGTCGTTGTGCAGGTTATGTCAGAGACCATCATGCATTTTGTCGGCTCCTCGTACCAAACTGTTACCCGTTGCAGGTATGCAAAAGGCAATAGTTCAGTCCGAGGGCCCGAAAAAAATGCATGTTGCCATCAAACCAAGTATGCAAACTGCTTTACACATATTAACTCACATCTGTTTGCCTGCAGAGTATACTGTTGGTTTCAGTAAAAATTGCGTACAGAATGAATCTAtcgaattacatgtatatagtttagATAAACTGCTTAttatttcaatacaatgcatAGTTTTCTACATAAATAAATGTATCCGTTTATGATGTTCCAGAACATAATATTCATAATAGGCATTTTGGTTTCGATCACATGCATTCAATAATCTATTTTATCAACTCTTATTCGAGTGATGACTTTCAACATCTCGTCATCATCTCGAGTGAGTTGTTCCAATTCGTTGCGCATGAACCGGAACTGCTTTTCGGATAAATGTCCCCAAAGATTAAGGTCCTCCTCGAAAAAATGTGGCAAGAATTTATCTCTGGTGAATTCCAGcattttcaaaagtattaaATGCATGCATTCTTCGGGGGTTAACCGCTGCCATCTTGGAGTATGGTCAATTTG
This genomic interval carries:
- the LOC105342550 gene encoding uncharacterized protein encodes the protein MLLLAFVVGFAAVSAEPSQICREAFYKSGLSTNYNETIAHAVHSMSVEGLRLFDPMASEQNKIPTVNQDLSQDQKVLNYAPHFHTSTDFATSTMNMIDKILSTVGNSKDGLGPHWSSVERIAHVFHMWDLWQKIYETSWQEVLASPPEAPTCVCLRDTRANGIKAAVEWVANHYETGTPITLLNRPIPKLTDAQAWSVWKDRLLHYYTPAALHDAAVYLYCVTHH